One region of Arthrobacter sp. StoSoilB22 genomic DNA includes:
- a CDS encoding SDR family oxidoreductase encodes MATSVGNDFEGLTALVTGGASGIGAAIADRLAAGGAQVAVLDLAPETSPHCGVQCNVADDGSVRAAVERVVQQFGRLDIVINNAGIGAQGDISANDDDEWLRVLNVNVVGIARVSRAALPYLRKSPAAAIVNTCSIAATAGLPQRALYSASKGAVLALTLAMAADHVREGIRVNCVNPGTVDTPWVGRLLDSAADPAGERAALNARQPHGRMVDPAEVAGAVAYLASPLSGSTSGTSLAVDGGMQGLRLRPVQSS; translated from the coding sequence GTGGCAACCTCGGTGGGCAACGACTTCGAAGGCCTCACAGCACTCGTAACCGGCGGCGCCTCGGGCATCGGGGCAGCCATCGCGGACCGCCTGGCGGCAGGGGGCGCGCAGGTGGCGGTCCTGGACCTGGCCCCCGAAACCAGCCCGCACTGTGGAGTGCAGTGCAACGTCGCCGACGACGGCTCGGTGCGTGCCGCCGTCGAGCGCGTTGTACAGCAGTTCGGCCGCCTGGACATCGTGATCAACAACGCCGGCATCGGCGCGCAAGGTGACATCTCGGCCAACGATGACGACGAATGGCTGCGAGTCCTTAACGTCAACGTGGTGGGCATAGCGCGCGTCAGCCGGGCAGCACTCCCGTACCTGCGCAAATCCCCGGCGGCTGCGATCGTGAACACCTGTTCCATCGCCGCGACGGCCGGACTCCCGCAGCGTGCCCTGTACTCGGCGTCGAAGGGCGCCGTCTTGGCGCTGACGCTCGCCATGGCCGCGGATCACGTTCGGGAGGGCATCCGCGTGAACTGCGTGAACCCCGGCACAGTAGACACCCCGTGGGTTGGCCGGTTGCTCGATTCAGCCGCTGACCCCGCCGGCGAGCGCGCCGCCCTCAATGCCCGCCAACCGCATGGCCGGATGGTGGACCCTGCTGAGGTGGCCGGTGCCGTCGCTTACCTGGCGAGCCCGCTGTCCGGATCGACGTCGGGAACCTCACTGGCGGTCGACGGCGGCATGCAGGGCCTGCGGCTGCGGCCGGTTCAGTCATCTTAG